In Clupea harengus unplaced genomic scaffold, Ch_v2.0.2, whole genome shotgun sequence, a single window of DNA contains:
- the LOC105906565 gene encoding uncharacterized protein LOC105906565 isoform X2: MALESLLMVWILTSSEAFLLRGPAGPLVAQLGGSVLLPCSAETPLPLEELEVEWRRTDSEALVHLFQEGEVRPESQSYDYSGRAHFLTEGFAAGNYSLLLTNVTRADGRDYICKVFTNLDSNEITAEIKDIERLVVTGTGVASAYVGDEVTLNCSVDSHIPPGELDNVTWKRKDQEMLVLVFRYDQIVPVSAHELYRDRADLFTAEIPKGNFSLRLKHVRPEDKGEYVCEAHSGHLSASTIIVLQGLGPPPVLILALVLCVIALLLALGLGVPSCIHLVSNDNGRTMLMHCSLVFCPNIIMFIAFMLYGVKQGFVVEIATCATVNLVRFLLVFKTAPYLDRLPACPKKYIKGMGVMLQYLITAGALFSGVFADLSVFGINTYFFGYAVGMNLFFNFWEIIFDGIKDLEYWCFTYVDIINWILLWLLVVGYSTFNLSMSITTLTVTLGVDVFFHFQHFHKKWYVMWTILLVLLFPTCISTFFYYLYWMLANKPEGPGLMCGCALLYSLTAVSGFDHPQTTADIPIPHIVVYIFGAAALPVINAAALTTELITQLVTGARMFSDLQVIVLPCECVFVCGWLALQPYHYWKRTGAIIQEQLRGIATTLSCKHQRSQEP, translated from the exons ATGGCATTAGAGAGTTTGCTTATGGTTTGGATTCTGACATCATCTGAAG CCTTCCTGCTACGGGGTCCTGCTGGTCCTCTGGTAGCCCAGCTGGGAGGTTCTGTTCTTCTGCCCTGTTCTGCTGAAACCCCCTTGCCTCTGGAGGAACTGGAGGTGGAGTGGAGAAGGACAGATTCAGAAGCACTGGTGCACCTGTTCCAAGAGGGGGAAGTTAGACCAGAATCACAGAGTTATGACTATAGTGGCAGGGCCCATTTTCTCACAGAGGGGTTTGCTGCAGGAAATTACTCTCTGCTGCTCACTAATGTGACCCGTGCGGATGGTAGAGATTACATCTGTAAAGTGTTTACAAATCTGGACTCAAACGAAATCACAGCTGAAATCAAAGATATTG AGCGCCTTGTAGTTACTGGGACAGGTGTGGCCTCTGCCTATGTTGGTGATGAGGTCACTCTGAACTGCTCTGTGGACTCCCATATCCCTCCTGGGGAACTGGATAACGTCACCTGGAAGAGGAAAGACCAGGAGATGTTAGTGCTAGTTTTCAGATATGATCAGATTGTGCCAGTCTCTGCACATGAACTTTATCGAGACAGAGCGGACCTCTTCACTGCTGAAATCCCCAAAGGAAACTTCTCCCTGAGACTCAAACACGTCAGGCCTGAGGACAAGGGAGAATATGTCTGTGAAGCCCACAGTGGTCATCTGTCAGCCAGCACCATTATTGTCCTACAGGGACTGG GACCTCCACCTGTGCTGATCTTGGCATTAGTGTTGTGTGTCATTGCTCTTCTGTTGGCTCTTGGGCTTGGGGTTCCTTCATGTATCCATTTAGTATCAAACG ATAATGGAAGGACAATGCTGATGCACTGCTCATTGGTCTTCTGTCCAAACATCATTATGTTCATTGCTTTCATGCTATATGGTGTGAAGCAGG GTTTTGTGGTTGAAATAGCTACGTGTGCAACTGTAAATCTGGTTCGATTTCTTCTGGTTTTCAAGACTGCTCCCTATCTGGACAGACTCCCTG CATGTccaaaaaaatatatcaaaGGAATGGGTGTCATGCTTCAATATCTAATCACTGCTGGAGCATTATTTTCAG GTGTTTTCGCAGACCTTTCAGTCTTCGGCATTAACACATATTTTTTTGGGTACGCTGTTGGGATGAACTTATTCTTCAATTTTTGGGAAATTATCTTTG ATGGTATTAAGGATTTGGAATATTGGTGCTTTACATATGTGGACATAATCAACTGGATCCTGCTATGGCTGCTTGTTGTTGGATATTCAACCTTCAATTTAA gtatgtctATCACCACATTAACTGTTACTCTTGGGGTGGATGTCttctttcattttcaacatttccATAAGAAGTGGT ATGTAATGTGGACAATCCTGTTAGTTCTCCTTTTCCCTACATGCATCAGTACATTTTTCTATTACCTTTATTGGATGTTGGCCAATAAACCAG AGGGTCCTGGATTGATGTGTGGCTGTGCACTGCTCTACAGTCTCACTGCTGTTTCAGGGTTTGACCATCCCCAGACAACAGCAG ATATCCCCATTCCTCACATTGTTGTTTACATATTTGGAGCCGCTGCCCTTCCAGTAATCAATGCAGCTGCACTGACAACAGAATTAATCACGCAATTGG TGACAGGTGCACGGATGTTCAGTGATCTGCAGGTTATTGTCCTGCCATGtgaatgtgtctttgtttgtgggtGGCTTGCCTTGCAGCCATATCACTACT GGAAAAGGACAGGTGCAAT AATACAGGAACAGCTCAGAGGGATAGCCACAACACTCAGTTGTAAACACCAGAGGTCACAG GAACCCTGA
- the LOC105906565 gene encoding uncharacterized protein LOC105906565 isoform X1 — protein sequence MALESLLMVWILTSSEAFLLRGPAGPLVAQLGGSVLLPCSAETPLPLEELEVEWRRTDSEALVHLFQEGEVRPESQSYDYSGRAHFLTEGFAAGNYSLLLTNVTRADGRDYICKVFTNLDSNEITAEIKDIERLVVTGTGVASAYVGDEVTLNCSVDSHIPPGELDNVTWKRKDQEMLVLVFRYDQIVPVSAHELYRDRADLFTAEIPKGNFSLRLKHVRPEDKGEYVCEAHSGHLSASTIIVLQGLGPPPVLILALVLCVIALLLALGLGVPSCIHLVSNENPNEDVDGDEDVDGDNGRTMLMHCSLVFCPNIIMFIAFMLYGVKQGFVVEIATCATVNLVRFLLVFKTAPYLDRLPACPKKYIKGMGVMLQYLITAGALFSGVFADLSVFGINTYFFGYAVGMNLFFNFWEIIFDGIKDLEYWCFTYVDIINWILLWLLVVGYSTFNLSMSITTLTVTLGVDVFFHFQHFHKKWYVMWTILLVLLFPTCISTFFYYLYWMLANKPEGPGLMCGCALLYSLTAVSGFDHPQTTADIPIPHIVVYIFGAAALPVINAAALTTELITQLVTGARMFSDLQVIVLPCECVFVCGWLALQPYHYWKRTGAIIQEQLRGIATTLSCKHQRSQEP from the exons ATGGCATTAGAGAGTTTGCTTATGGTTTGGATTCTGACATCATCTGAAG CCTTCCTGCTACGGGGTCCTGCTGGTCCTCTGGTAGCCCAGCTGGGAGGTTCTGTTCTTCTGCCCTGTTCTGCTGAAACCCCCTTGCCTCTGGAGGAACTGGAGGTGGAGTGGAGAAGGACAGATTCAGAAGCACTGGTGCACCTGTTCCAAGAGGGGGAAGTTAGACCAGAATCACAGAGTTATGACTATAGTGGCAGGGCCCATTTTCTCACAGAGGGGTTTGCTGCAGGAAATTACTCTCTGCTGCTCACTAATGTGACCCGTGCGGATGGTAGAGATTACATCTGTAAAGTGTTTACAAATCTGGACTCAAACGAAATCACAGCTGAAATCAAAGATATTG AGCGCCTTGTAGTTACTGGGACAGGTGTGGCCTCTGCCTATGTTGGTGATGAGGTCACTCTGAACTGCTCTGTGGACTCCCATATCCCTCCTGGGGAACTGGATAACGTCACCTGGAAGAGGAAAGACCAGGAGATGTTAGTGCTAGTTTTCAGATATGATCAGATTGTGCCAGTCTCTGCACATGAACTTTATCGAGACAGAGCGGACCTCTTCACTGCTGAAATCCCCAAAGGAAACTTCTCCCTGAGACTCAAACACGTCAGGCCTGAGGACAAGGGAGAATATGTCTGTGAAGCCCACAGTGGTCATCTGTCAGCCAGCACCATTATTGTCCTACAGGGACTGG GACCTCCACCTGTGCTGATCTTGGCATTAGTGTTGTGTGTCATTGCTCTTCTGTTGGCTCTTGGGCTTGGGGTTCCTTCATGTATCCATTTAGTATCAAACG AAAACCCCAATGAAGATGTAGATGGGGATGAGGATGTTGATGGGG ATAATGGAAGGACAATGCTGATGCACTGCTCATTGGTCTTCTGTCCAAACATCATTATGTTCATTGCTTTCATGCTATATGGTGTGAAGCAGG GTTTTGTGGTTGAAATAGCTACGTGTGCAACTGTAAATCTGGTTCGATTTCTTCTGGTTTTCAAGACTGCTCCCTATCTGGACAGACTCCCTG CATGTccaaaaaaatatatcaaaGGAATGGGTGTCATGCTTCAATATCTAATCACTGCTGGAGCATTATTTTCAG GTGTTTTCGCAGACCTTTCAGTCTTCGGCATTAACACATATTTTTTTGGGTACGCTGTTGGGATGAACTTATTCTTCAATTTTTGGGAAATTATCTTTG ATGGTATTAAGGATTTGGAATATTGGTGCTTTACATATGTGGACATAATCAACTGGATCCTGCTATGGCTGCTTGTTGTTGGATATTCAACCTTCAATTTAA gtatgtctATCACCACATTAACTGTTACTCTTGGGGTGGATGTCttctttcattttcaacatttccATAAGAAGTGGT ATGTAATGTGGACAATCCTGTTAGTTCTCCTTTTCCCTACATGCATCAGTACATTTTTCTATTACCTTTATTGGATGTTGGCCAATAAACCAG AGGGTCCTGGATTGATGTGTGGCTGTGCACTGCTCTACAGTCTCACTGCTGTTTCAGGGTTTGACCATCCCCAGACAACAGCAG ATATCCCCATTCCTCACATTGTTGTTTACATATTTGGAGCCGCTGCCCTTCCAGTAATCAATGCAGCTGCACTGACAACAGAATTAATCACGCAATTGG TGACAGGTGCACGGATGTTCAGTGATCTGCAGGTTATTGTCCTGCCATGtgaatgtgtctttgtttgtgggtGGCTTGCCTTGCAGCCATATCACTACT GGAAAAGGACAGGTGCAAT AATACAGGAACAGCTCAGAGGGATAGCCACAACACTCAGTTGTAAACACCAGAGGTCACAG GAACCCTGA